The proteins below come from a single Miscanthus floridulus cultivar M001 chromosome 1, ASM1932011v1, whole genome shotgun sequence genomic window:
- the LOC136543950 gene encoding calmodulin-binding transcription activator 3-like isoform X1 — translation MADTRKFVLPGQPPDISQILQEAQKRWLRPTEICEILSNYKLFSIAAEPPNMPRSGSLFLFDRKVLRYFRKDGHNWRKKKDGKTVKEAHEKLKAGSIDVLHCYYAHGEENENFQRRTYWLLEEDFTHIVLVHYLEVKGCKQSFNRVKEELMQLSNVDSPSCSNSITSQNQMGPQNMEAAESPISGQISEYEDTEPADNCRASSRYHPLAEMQQLVDGVITENMLYPSASNVDSRQGYHGEMLPITDNLDSRSISHHDIARMLDGANIGLSDVSSTLFDSVPFNEPFANYSAGFTEPTLHSSLACLEANNLDDSSCLQTFTSEALYTNHLSQKEADALGFTGILASEVNGDRYNDGSIKHPLLKQSSLDLLTIETPGLKKHDSFSRWMSKELEEVVDLGIKSTSDAFWSSIETVKVPDGSNVLSNEQLDAYVVSPSLSQDQLFSILDVSPSCAYIGTNTKVSVTGTFLVNKEHVENHKWSCMFGDVEVPAEVLTDGTLRCYAPAHQSGRVPFYVTCSNRVACSEVREFEYRDSDAQYMETSRSQANGVNEMHLHIRLEKLLTLGPDDHHMLAISSGNEKYEIIKTINSLMLDGKWSNQESSAVKEVVSTARVQSLKKLVKEKLHQWLICKVNDDGKGPNVLCKEGQGVIHLVAALGYDWAIRPIMVAGVNVNFRDAHGWTALHWAASLGRERTVSVLIANGAAAGALTDPTSEFPSGRSPAGLASVNGHKGIAGFLAESALTSHLSALTIRESNDSTVEVCGLPIAEDLTGIDSAQLSGEDPHAESLEGSLSAIRKSTQAAARIFQAFRVESFHRKKVVEYGDGDCGLSDERTLSLVSLKNAKPGQHDTHLHSAAVRIQNKFRGWKGRKEFMIIRQRIVKLQAHVRGHQVRKNYRKVVWSVGIVEKVILRWRRKRPGLRNFQPQKQLEGPSQIQPAKAEDEYDFLHDGRRQAEARLQRALARVRSMSQYPEAREQYHRLTTCVAEMKQSRIMQDEMLSEAAGGADDFMAGLEDLIRIDDTPMSAIW, via the exons ATGGCGGACACCCGCAAATTCGTGCTGCCCGGCCAGCCCCCAG ACATCTCGCAGATACTGCAGGAGGCTCAGAAGCGGTGGCTGCGGCCCACCGAAATCTGCGAGATATTGTCCAACTACAAGCTCTTCTCCATCGCGGCCGAGCCGCCCAACATGCCGAGGA GTGGCTCTCTTTTTCTATTTGATCGCAAAGTACTGAGGTACTTCAGAAAGGATGGCCACAACTGGAGAAAGAAAAAGGATGGGAAGACTGTCAAAGAAGCTCATGAGAAACTGAAA GCTGGCAGCATTGATGTACTCCATTGCTACTATGCCCATGGAGAGGAGAATGAAAACTTTCAAAGGCGAACATATTGGCTGTTGGAAGA AGATTTCACTCATATTGTTCTTGTACATTACCTAGAAGTCAAG GGATGCAAGCAAAGTTTCAATCGTGTGAAAGAAGAACTTATGCAGTTATCCAATGTTGATAGTCCTTCATGTTCAAATTCTATCACTAGTCAGAACCAGATGGGACCACAAAACATGGAGGCTGCTGAAAGCCCAATAAGCGGACAGATTTCAGAATATGAAGACACTGAACCAG CAGATAATTGCCGAGCAAGCTCCAGATACCACCCTCTCGCTGAGATGCAGCAGCTTGTGGATGGAGTCATAACGGAAAACATGTTATACCCTTCCGCTTCAAATGTTGATAGTAGACAAG GTTATCATGGTGAAATGCTGCCAATAACAGATAACTTAGATAGCCGTTCAATTTCTCACCATGACATAGCTAGAATGCTCGATGGCGCCAACATTGGGCTAAGTGATGTTTCCAGCACTCTGTTTGATTCAGTGCCATTCAACGAGCCCTTCGCAAATTATTCAGCTGGGTTCACAGAGCCAACACTCCATTCTTCATTGGCCTGCTTAGAGGCTAACAATCTGGACGATAGCTCTTGTTTGCAGACATTTACATCTGAGGCTCTATACACTAACCACCTCAGCCAGAAGGAAGCTGATGCACTGGGTTTCACTGGCATATTAGCATCAGAG GTGAACGGAGATAGATATAATGATGGTAGCATCAAACATCCACTCTTGAAGCAGTCATCATTGGATCTATTGACGATTGAGACTCCTGGTTTGAAGAAACATGACAGCTTTTCAAGATGGATGAGTAAAGAACTTGAAGAAGTGGTTGATTTGGGTATTAAATCCACTTCTGATGCTTTCTGGAGTAGCATTGAGACAGTGAAGGTGCCTGATGGTTCTAATGTGCTGAGTAATGAACAGCTAGATGCTTATGTAGTGAGCCCTTCACTTTCTCAAGACCAACTATTTAGCATTTTAGATGTTTCACCAAGTTGTGCATATATTGGTACAAATACAAAG GTTTCGGTTACTGGTACATTCTTGGTGAATAAAGAACATGTGGAAAATCACAAGTGGTCATGTATGTTTGGGGATGTTGAAGTACCAGCTGAGGTTTTGACTGATGGCACCCTCCGCTGCTATGCACCAGCACATCAATCAGGAAGAGTTCCCTTTTATGTGACCTGTTCAAACAGGGTGGCTTGTAGTGAAGTGCGAGAATTTGAGTATCGTGATTCTGATGCTCAGTACATGGAGACTTCTCGTTCCCAAGCCAATGGTGTAAATGAAATGCATCTACATATTCGTCTTGAGAAGCTACTCACTTTGGGGCCAGATGACCATCATATGCTTGCTATAAGCAGTGGTAATGAGAAATATGAGATAATAAAAACTATAAATTCCTTAATGCTTGATGGGAAATGGTCAAATCAAGAATCTTCTGCTGTCAAGGAAGTAGTTTCCACTGCTAGGGTCCAAAGTTTAAAGAAACTGGTGAAAGAGAAGCTGCATCAATGGCTCATCTGCAAAGTAAACGATGATGGAAAGGGTCCCAATGTTTTGTGCAAGGAAGGACAGGGTGTAATTCATTTAGTAGCAGCACTGGGTTATGATTGGGCTATAAGACCGATAATGGTTGCTGGTGTAAATGTGAACTTCCGGGATGCTCATGGATGGACTGCACTCCACTGGGCTGCATCTTTGGGAAG GGAGCGAACAGTTAGTGTTCTCATAGCAAATGGAGCTGCTGCAGGAGCACTGACTGATCCAACTTCTGAGTTCCCTTCTGGAAGAAGTCCAGCCGGTTTAGCTTCAGTAAATGGACACAAGGGGATTGCTGGTTTTCTCGCAGAATCTGCTTTGACAAGCCATCTGTCAGCACTGACTATTAGAGAATCAAATGATAGCACTGTAGAAGTGTGTGGGTTACCAATTGCTGAAGATCTCACTGGCATTGATTCTGCCCAGCTCTCTGGAGAGGATCCTCATGCTGAATCACTTGAAGGTTCTTTAAGTGCTATTCGTAAATCCACTCAAGCTGCAGCTCGTATATTTCAAGCCTTCAGGGTGGAGTCATTCCACAGAAAGAAAGTCGTGGAATACGGAGATGGCGACTGTGGATTATCTGATGAACGCACactttcacttgtttctcttaaaaatgccaaaccaggaCAACATGATACACATCTGCATTCTGCTGCTGTTCGTATACAGAACAAGTTTCGTGGATGGAAGGGAAGAAAGGAGTTTATGATCATTCGCCAGAGAATTGTCAAGTTACAG GCTCATGTACGAGGACATCAGGTGAGGAAGAACTATCGGAAGGTAGTCTGGTCAGTTGGTATCGTCGAGAAAGTCATACTGAGATGGAGGAGAAAGAGGCCTGGGTTACGCAATTTTCAGCCTCAGAAACAACTAGAAGGTCCATCACAAATCCAGCCTGCAAAGGCCGAGGATGAATACGATTTCTTGCACGACGGCAGAAGGCAGGCCGAAGCCAGGCTACAGAGAGCACTCGCCCGGGTGCGCTCTATGTCGCAGTATCCAGAAGCAAGAGAGCAGTACCACAGGCTCACAACCTGCGTTGCTGAAATGAAACAGTCCAGG ATAATGCAGGATGAGATGCTAAGCGAGGCGGCTGGTGGTGCAGACGATTTCATGGCTGGACTGGAGGACTTGATCCGCATAGATGATACCCCGATGTCTGCCATTTGGTGA
- the LOC136543950 gene encoding calmodulin-binding transcription activator 3-like isoform X2, with protein sequence MADTRKFVLPGQPPDISQILQEAQKRWLRPTEICEILSNYKLFSIAAEPPNMPRSGSLFLFDRKVLRYFRKDGHNWRKKKDGKTVKEAHEKLKAGSIDVLHCYYAHGEENENFQRRTYWLLEEDFTHIVLVHYLEVKGCKQSFNRVKEELMQLSNVDSPSCSNSITSQNQMGPQNMEAAESPISGQISEYEDTEPDNCRASSRYHPLAEMQQLVDGVITENMLYPSASNVDSRQGYHGEMLPITDNLDSRSISHHDIARMLDGANIGLSDVSSTLFDSVPFNEPFANYSAGFTEPTLHSSLACLEANNLDDSSCLQTFTSEALYTNHLSQKEADALGFTGILASEVNGDRYNDGSIKHPLLKQSSLDLLTIETPGLKKHDSFSRWMSKELEEVVDLGIKSTSDAFWSSIETVKVPDGSNVLSNEQLDAYVVSPSLSQDQLFSILDVSPSCAYIGTNTKVSVTGTFLVNKEHVENHKWSCMFGDVEVPAEVLTDGTLRCYAPAHQSGRVPFYVTCSNRVACSEVREFEYRDSDAQYMETSRSQANGVNEMHLHIRLEKLLTLGPDDHHMLAISSGNEKYEIIKTINSLMLDGKWSNQESSAVKEVVSTARVQSLKKLVKEKLHQWLICKVNDDGKGPNVLCKEGQGVIHLVAALGYDWAIRPIMVAGVNVNFRDAHGWTALHWAASLGRERTVSVLIANGAAAGALTDPTSEFPSGRSPAGLASVNGHKGIAGFLAESALTSHLSALTIRESNDSTVEVCGLPIAEDLTGIDSAQLSGEDPHAESLEGSLSAIRKSTQAAARIFQAFRVESFHRKKVVEYGDGDCGLSDERTLSLVSLKNAKPGQHDTHLHSAAVRIQNKFRGWKGRKEFMIIRQRIVKLQAHVRGHQVRKNYRKVVWSVGIVEKVILRWRRKRPGLRNFQPQKQLEGPSQIQPAKAEDEYDFLHDGRRQAEARLQRALARVRSMSQYPEAREQYHRLTTCVAEMKQSRIMQDEMLSEAAGGADDFMAGLEDLIRIDDTPMSAIW encoded by the exons ATGGCGGACACCCGCAAATTCGTGCTGCCCGGCCAGCCCCCAG ACATCTCGCAGATACTGCAGGAGGCTCAGAAGCGGTGGCTGCGGCCCACCGAAATCTGCGAGATATTGTCCAACTACAAGCTCTTCTCCATCGCGGCCGAGCCGCCCAACATGCCGAGGA GTGGCTCTCTTTTTCTATTTGATCGCAAAGTACTGAGGTACTTCAGAAAGGATGGCCACAACTGGAGAAAGAAAAAGGATGGGAAGACTGTCAAAGAAGCTCATGAGAAACTGAAA GCTGGCAGCATTGATGTACTCCATTGCTACTATGCCCATGGAGAGGAGAATGAAAACTTTCAAAGGCGAACATATTGGCTGTTGGAAGA AGATTTCACTCATATTGTTCTTGTACATTACCTAGAAGTCAAG GGATGCAAGCAAAGTTTCAATCGTGTGAAAGAAGAACTTATGCAGTTATCCAATGTTGATAGTCCTTCATGTTCAAATTCTATCACTAGTCAGAACCAGATGGGACCACAAAACATGGAGGCTGCTGAAAGCCCAATAAGCGGACAGATTTCAGAATATGAAGACACTGAACCAG ATAATTGCCGAGCAAGCTCCAGATACCACCCTCTCGCTGAGATGCAGCAGCTTGTGGATGGAGTCATAACGGAAAACATGTTATACCCTTCCGCTTCAAATGTTGATAGTAGACAAG GTTATCATGGTGAAATGCTGCCAATAACAGATAACTTAGATAGCCGTTCAATTTCTCACCATGACATAGCTAGAATGCTCGATGGCGCCAACATTGGGCTAAGTGATGTTTCCAGCACTCTGTTTGATTCAGTGCCATTCAACGAGCCCTTCGCAAATTATTCAGCTGGGTTCACAGAGCCAACACTCCATTCTTCATTGGCCTGCTTAGAGGCTAACAATCTGGACGATAGCTCTTGTTTGCAGACATTTACATCTGAGGCTCTATACACTAACCACCTCAGCCAGAAGGAAGCTGATGCACTGGGTTTCACTGGCATATTAGCATCAGAG GTGAACGGAGATAGATATAATGATGGTAGCATCAAACATCCACTCTTGAAGCAGTCATCATTGGATCTATTGACGATTGAGACTCCTGGTTTGAAGAAACATGACAGCTTTTCAAGATGGATGAGTAAAGAACTTGAAGAAGTGGTTGATTTGGGTATTAAATCCACTTCTGATGCTTTCTGGAGTAGCATTGAGACAGTGAAGGTGCCTGATGGTTCTAATGTGCTGAGTAATGAACAGCTAGATGCTTATGTAGTGAGCCCTTCACTTTCTCAAGACCAACTATTTAGCATTTTAGATGTTTCACCAAGTTGTGCATATATTGGTACAAATACAAAG GTTTCGGTTACTGGTACATTCTTGGTGAATAAAGAACATGTGGAAAATCACAAGTGGTCATGTATGTTTGGGGATGTTGAAGTACCAGCTGAGGTTTTGACTGATGGCACCCTCCGCTGCTATGCACCAGCACATCAATCAGGAAGAGTTCCCTTTTATGTGACCTGTTCAAACAGGGTGGCTTGTAGTGAAGTGCGAGAATTTGAGTATCGTGATTCTGATGCTCAGTACATGGAGACTTCTCGTTCCCAAGCCAATGGTGTAAATGAAATGCATCTACATATTCGTCTTGAGAAGCTACTCACTTTGGGGCCAGATGACCATCATATGCTTGCTATAAGCAGTGGTAATGAGAAATATGAGATAATAAAAACTATAAATTCCTTAATGCTTGATGGGAAATGGTCAAATCAAGAATCTTCTGCTGTCAAGGAAGTAGTTTCCACTGCTAGGGTCCAAAGTTTAAAGAAACTGGTGAAAGAGAAGCTGCATCAATGGCTCATCTGCAAAGTAAACGATGATGGAAAGGGTCCCAATGTTTTGTGCAAGGAAGGACAGGGTGTAATTCATTTAGTAGCAGCACTGGGTTATGATTGGGCTATAAGACCGATAATGGTTGCTGGTGTAAATGTGAACTTCCGGGATGCTCATGGATGGACTGCACTCCACTGGGCTGCATCTTTGGGAAG GGAGCGAACAGTTAGTGTTCTCATAGCAAATGGAGCTGCTGCAGGAGCACTGACTGATCCAACTTCTGAGTTCCCTTCTGGAAGAAGTCCAGCCGGTTTAGCTTCAGTAAATGGACACAAGGGGATTGCTGGTTTTCTCGCAGAATCTGCTTTGACAAGCCATCTGTCAGCACTGACTATTAGAGAATCAAATGATAGCACTGTAGAAGTGTGTGGGTTACCAATTGCTGAAGATCTCACTGGCATTGATTCTGCCCAGCTCTCTGGAGAGGATCCTCATGCTGAATCACTTGAAGGTTCTTTAAGTGCTATTCGTAAATCCACTCAAGCTGCAGCTCGTATATTTCAAGCCTTCAGGGTGGAGTCATTCCACAGAAAGAAAGTCGTGGAATACGGAGATGGCGACTGTGGATTATCTGATGAACGCACactttcacttgtttctcttaaaaatgccaaaccaggaCAACATGATACACATCTGCATTCTGCTGCTGTTCGTATACAGAACAAGTTTCGTGGATGGAAGGGAAGAAAGGAGTTTATGATCATTCGCCAGAGAATTGTCAAGTTACAG GCTCATGTACGAGGACATCAGGTGAGGAAGAACTATCGGAAGGTAGTCTGGTCAGTTGGTATCGTCGAGAAAGTCATACTGAGATGGAGGAGAAAGAGGCCTGGGTTACGCAATTTTCAGCCTCAGAAACAACTAGAAGGTCCATCACAAATCCAGCCTGCAAAGGCCGAGGATGAATACGATTTCTTGCACGACGGCAGAAGGCAGGCCGAAGCCAGGCTACAGAGAGCACTCGCCCGGGTGCGCTCTATGTCGCAGTATCCAGAAGCAAGAGAGCAGTACCACAGGCTCACAACCTGCGTTGCTGAAATGAAACAGTCCAGG ATAATGCAGGATGAGATGCTAAGCGAGGCGGCTGGTGGTGCAGACGATTTCATGGCTGGACTGGAGGACTTGATCCGCATAGATGATACCCCGATGTCTGCCATTTGGTGA
- the LOC136543950 gene encoding calmodulin-binding transcription activator 3-like isoform X3 — protein sequence MQLSNVDSPSCSNSITSQNQMGPQNMEAAESPISGQISEYEDTEPADNCRASSRYHPLAEMQQLVDGVITENMLYPSASNVDSRQGYHGEMLPITDNLDSRSISHHDIARMLDGANIGLSDVSSTLFDSVPFNEPFANYSAGFTEPTLHSSLACLEANNLDDSSCLQTFTSEALYTNHLSQKEADALGFTGILASEVNGDRYNDGSIKHPLLKQSSLDLLTIETPGLKKHDSFSRWMSKELEEVVDLGIKSTSDAFWSSIETVKVPDGSNVLSNEQLDAYVVSPSLSQDQLFSILDVSPSCAYIGTNTKVSVTGTFLVNKEHVENHKWSCMFGDVEVPAEVLTDGTLRCYAPAHQSGRVPFYVTCSNRVACSEVREFEYRDSDAQYMETSRSQANGVNEMHLHIRLEKLLTLGPDDHHMLAISSGNEKYEIIKTINSLMLDGKWSNQESSAVKEVVSTARVQSLKKLVKEKLHQWLICKVNDDGKGPNVLCKEGQGVIHLVAALGYDWAIRPIMVAGVNVNFRDAHGWTALHWAASLGRERTVSVLIANGAAAGALTDPTSEFPSGRSPAGLASVNGHKGIAGFLAESALTSHLSALTIRESNDSTVEVCGLPIAEDLTGIDSAQLSGEDPHAESLEGSLSAIRKSTQAAARIFQAFRVESFHRKKVVEYGDGDCGLSDERTLSLVSLKNAKPGQHDTHLHSAAVRIQNKFRGWKGRKEFMIIRQRIVKLQAHVRGHQVRKNYRKVVWSVGIVEKVILRWRRKRPGLRNFQPQKQLEGPSQIQPAKAEDEYDFLHDGRRQAEARLQRALARVRSMSQYPEAREQYHRLTTCVAEMKQSRIMQDEMLSEAAGGADDFMAGLEDLIRIDDTPMSAIW from the exons ATGCAGTTATCCAATGTTGATAGTCCTTCATGTTCAAATTCTATCACTAGTCAGAACCAGATGGGACCACAAAACATGGAGGCTGCTGAAAGCCCAATAAGCGGACAGATTTCAGAATATGAAGACACTGAACCAG CAGATAATTGCCGAGCAAGCTCCAGATACCACCCTCTCGCTGAGATGCAGCAGCTTGTGGATGGAGTCATAACGGAAAACATGTTATACCCTTCCGCTTCAAATGTTGATAGTAGACAAG GTTATCATGGTGAAATGCTGCCAATAACAGATAACTTAGATAGCCGTTCAATTTCTCACCATGACATAGCTAGAATGCTCGATGGCGCCAACATTGGGCTAAGTGATGTTTCCAGCACTCTGTTTGATTCAGTGCCATTCAACGAGCCCTTCGCAAATTATTCAGCTGGGTTCACAGAGCCAACACTCCATTCTTCATTGGCCTGCTTAGAGGCTAACAATCTGGACGATAGCTCTTGTTTGCAGACATTTACATCTGAGGCTCTATACACTAACCACCTCAGCCAGAAGGAAGCTGATGCACTGGGTTTCACTGGCATATTAGCATCAGAG GTGAACGGAGATAGATATAATGATGGTAGCATCAAACATCCACTCTTGAAGCAGTCATCATTGGATCTATTGACGATTGAGACTCCTGGTTTGAAGAAACATGACAGCTTTTCAAGATGGATGAGTAAAGAACTTGAAGAAGTGGTTGATTTGGGTATTAAATCCACTTCTGATGCTTTCTGGAGTAGCATTGAGACAGTGAAGGTGCCTGATGGTTCTAATGTGCTGAGTAATGAACAGCTAGATGCTTATGTAGTGAGCCCTTCACTTTCTCAAGACCAACTATTTAGCATTTTAGATGTTTCACCAAGTTGTGCATATATTGGTACAAATACAAAG GTTTCGGTTACTGGTACATTCTTGGTGAATAAAGAACATGTGGAAAATCACAAGTGGTCATGTATGTTTGGGGATGTTGAAGTACCAGCTGAGGTTTTGACTGATGGCACCCTCCGCTGCTATGCACCAGCACATCAATCAGGAAGAGTTCCCTTTTATGTGACCTGTTCAAACAGGGTGGCTTGTAGTGAAGTGCGAGAATTTGAGTATCGTGATTCTGATGCTCAGTACATGGAGACTTCTCGTTCCCAAGCCAATGGTGTAAATGAAATGCATCTACATATTCGTCTTGAGAAGCTACTCACTTTGGGGCCAGATGACCATCATATGCTTGCTATAAGCAGTGGTAATGAGAAATATGAGATAATAAAAACTATAAATTCCTTAATGCTTGATGGGAAATGGTCAAATCAAGAATCTTCTGCTGTCAAGGAAGTAGTTTCCACTGCTAGGGTCCAAAGTTTAAAGAAACTGGTGAAAGAGAAGCTGCATCAATGGCTCATCTGCAAAGTAAACGATGATGGAAAGGGTCCCAATGTTTTGTGCAAGGAAGGACAGGGTGTAATTCATTTAGTAGCAGCACTGGGTTATGATTGGGCTATAAGACCGATAATGGTTGCTGGTGTAAATGTGAACTTCCGGGATGCTCATGGATGGACTGCACTCCACTGGGCTGCATCTTTGGGAAG GGAGCGAACAGTTAGTGTTCTCATAGCAAATGGAGCTGCTGCAGGAGCACTGACTGATCCAACTTCTGAGTTCCCTTCTGGAAGAAGTCCAGCCGGTTTAGCTTCAGTAAATGGACACAAGGGGATTGCTGGTTTTCTCGCAGAATCTGCTTTGACAAGCCATCTGTCAGCACTGACTATTAGAGAATCAAATGATAGCACTGTAGAAGTGTGTGGGTTACCAATTGCTGAAGATCTCACTGGCATTGATTCTGCCCAGCTCTCTGGAGAGGATCCTCATGCTGAATCACTTGAAGGTTCTTTAAGTGCTATTCGTAAATCCACTCAAGCTGCAGCTCGTATATTTCAAGCCTTCAGGGTGGAGTCATTCCACAGAAAGAAAGTCGTGGAATACGGAGATGGCGACTGTGGATTATCTGATGAACGCACactttcacttgtttctcttaaaaatgccaaaccaggaCAACATGATACACATCTGCATTCTGCTGCTGTTCGTATACAGAACAAGTTTCGTGGATGGAAGGGAAGAAAGGAGTTTATGATCATTCGCCAGAGAATTGTCAAGTTACAG GCTCATGTACGAGGACATCAGGTGAGGAAGAACTATCGGAAGGTAGTCTGGTCAGTTGGTATCGTCGAGAAAGTCATACTGAGATGGAGGAGAAAGAGGCCTGGGTTACGCAATTTTCAGCCTCAGAAACAACTAGAAGGTCCATCACAAATCCAGCCTGCAAAGGCCGAGGATGAATACGATTTCTTGCACGACGGCAGAAGGCAGGCCGAAGCCAGGCTACAGAGAGCACTCGCCCGGGTGCGCTCTATGTCGCAGTATCCAGAAGCAAGAGAGCAGTACCACAGGCTCACAACCTGCGTTGCTGAAATGAAACAGTCCAGG ATAATGCAGGATGAGATGCTAAGCGAGGCGGCTGGTGGTGCAGACGATTTCATGGCTGGACTGGAGGACTTGATCCGCATAGATGATACCCCGATGTCTGCCATTTGGTGA